One window of Thermocoleostomius sinensis A174 genomic DNA carries:
- a CDS encoding DUF2231 domain-containing protein — protein MTQTPNIPPLIESDEKEYRDSGVPSTVAIAGHPLHPLLVTFPIAFLTAVLATDLAYWFTDDEFWARASVWLIGAGIVTGLIAALTGMLDFLKIDRVRQHNAGWFHMVGNVAALVLSLVNLGLRWGNTTGAILPIGLLLSLVVATLLGLTGWYGAELIYRHKVAVIGYGPKERP, from the coding sequence ATGACTCAAACCCCTAACATTCCTCCCCTGATTGAAAGTGATGAGAAAGAATACCGCGACAGTGGCGTACCCAGTACTGTTGCCATTGCTGGTCATCCTTTGCATCCCTTGTTAGTGACGTTTCCGATCGCCTTTCTGACGGCCGTTCTAGCAACAGATTTAGCCTACTGGTTTACAGATGATGAATTCTGGGCCAGGGCATCGGTGTGGCTAATTGGAGCAGGAATTGTCACCGGATTGATTGCAGCACTGACGGGCATGTTAGACTTTTTGAAGATCGATCGCGTTCGGCAGCATAATGCTGGCTGGTTTCATATGGTCGGTAATGTGGCAGCGCTGGTTCTGTCGTTGGTTAATTTAGGATTGCGCTGGGGAAATACTACAGGAGCAATCCTGCCAATAGGACTACTCCTTTCATTGGTTGTTGCCACATTGCTTGGTTTAACCGGATGGTATGGGGCTGAACTAATTTATCGGCACAAGGTTGCGGTAATCGGGTATGGCCCGAAAGAGCGACCCTAA
- a CDS encoding hemerythrin domain-containing protein yields MVTTLDDTKRMAIAEKLASMRVIQELLISNERRFLSEMSDEKIKERFQNMLEDDQKNLGVLDTVIVQYGVRSEPKETVTEMTKKVEELMSGSKLSIYEKVAQHELLKHQQTMSGLLVHKAAQKVGADVEAAITPLNTVNFENRAHQEQLKGILEILGVLELTGQEADQGLWARVQDAVAALSGVAGSVVTQSSDKSDMNIQDVIRMDHQKVNTLFMELNQSNDPQKIQEYFGQIYKDLTVHAEAEEQVVYPAVRPFYGEGDTQELYDEQAEMKVLLDQIRAMNPASPDFKTNVNRLKDMVMDHVRQEESTMFAAIRNNCSSEQSEKMATDFKAAKDRLQQQLASSLK; encoded by the coding sequence ATGGTAACGACTCTAGACGACACAAAGCGTATGGCGATCGCTGAAAAGCTAGCGAGCATGCGTGTTATTCAAGAGTTATTGATCAGCAACGAACGCCGATTCTTGTCTGAAATGTCGGATGAAAAAATTAAAGAGCGTTTTCAGAACATGCTAGAAGATGATCAAAAGAATCTAGGTGTTTTGGATACTGTCATTGTTCAATATGGTGTCCGATCGGAACCTAAGGAAACCGTTACTGAAATGACCAAGAAAGTGGAAGAACTGATGTCTGGTTCTAAGCTTTCTATTTATGAGAAGGTTGCTCAGCACGAATTACTCAAGCATCAACAAACTATGTCTGGATTGTTGGTGCATAAGGCAGCCCAAAAAGTAGGCGCAGATGTGGAAGCTGCCATCACCCCGCTGAACACAGTTAACTTCGAGAACCGTGCTCATCAAGAGCAACTAAAAGGCATTCTCGAAATTTTAGGAGTTCTGGAACTAACGGGGCAAGAAGCAGATCAAGGCCTGTGGGCACGGGTACAGGACGCTGTTGCCGCTTTATCAGGTGTAGCTGGTAGCGTTGTCACTCAGTCCTCTGATAAATCCGATATGAACATCCAGGACGTGATTCGCATGGATCATCAAAAGGTGAACACGCTGTTCATGGAATTGAATCAAAGCAATGATCCTCAGAAGATCCAGGAATACTTTGGTCAAATCTACAAAGATTTGACAGTTCATGCCGAAGCTGAAGAGCAAGTTGTTTATCCTGCGGTTCGTCCTTTCTACGGTGAGGGTGATACTCAAGAACTATACGATGAGCAGGCTGAAATGAAGGTGCTACTCGATCAGATCAGAGCCATGAACCCTGCTTCTCCTGACTTCAAAACCAATGTCAATCGATTGAAGGACATGGTAATGGATCACGTGCGCCAAGAAGAAAGTACGATGTTTGCCGCTATTCGCAACAATTGCTCTAGTGAACAGAGTGAAAAAATGGCAACTGACTTCAAAGCGGCTAAAGATCGCTTACAGCAACAGCTAGCTTCATCTCTCAAGTAA